Part of the Halobacteriovoraceae bacterium genome is shown below.
AAATGCTTTTGGAACTTCCTTTAATGTTAATTTAGTGTGATCAAGTAATGTGAGTTCTGGTATATCCACACTTGCAACGACAACTGTTGTCTTATTTTCATATTGAGCAATATACTTACTCTCAACTCCTTGGATATAGGAATAGACCATAGACATGGCAATTAAGGCAATAACTAAGGCCAGTGTAAACGCTCTGGTATTCATATTCCTCTTCTCCTCCACTATTACACTGTTTTATTGTACTAGAATAAGGAGTTTGCTTCGTGCGGTTAATTTTTCCTATGGCCAACTAATTGATTTTAAATGAATTTATTTGTTTATACACCAACCTGAATTTCCACCACGCATCTCACGAAAGACTTCATTACCCACTTTGAGATAATTAGCACTACACATTCCAAAGCTTGTGAATACCTTAACAAAGGCACTATAGTTTTTGTCTGATCTTTTTTTATCGCAGTCCTCATTTCCTTCAGTAAGGCCACTGATAAGAGGAAAACAAGGAGCATAAGGAGACTCATCAATTATTTTATCGGCCCAAGTTACTGCAAATAGACCAGTTTTTTCATAATCCACAAGATTGACAACATTTGCAACAGGAGGAAGAAATGAATTATTGAATACCCATTGGTTAAAAAAGGAATTCCTGACACTTTTTTGCTGGTTTATTGAAGCATTTATTGCACTTCCAAAGATAATGATCACGGAATAGAGAAAAACAAAAATGGGAACCACAACAATGAGTTCAAATACGGCCTGACCTTTATTTTCTCTTAGAATTTTAAGCATCTTAACATCCATTATCAAAAAAGGTTACCACTAATTCGCTGCCACATGTTGAAGAGGATTGAATGGCCTGACAAACTCTCTCTAAGCATGTCTGTTTTGTAGGTTCTCTTCCTAAATAAGACTCACTGGTTAAATTTAGGTCGTCAGTTCCTCCAAAAAAAGAAAACATTGAAAATCTTTGTTTAAATTTTAAAGATATCCCGTAAAGTCTTGAAGGATCTCCAGGCATTTGTGCTTGAAAACGATTAGATCCATTTTTTATAAAATTCTCAGACAATCCACTTTGTTCAAATACAATTCTTGCTTGATTTTTGGCCTCTCCATCAGTTCCTGAATCACTAGAGCTGTTTCTTTCGTATACTAAAAATGTTCTTGATGCCCTAAAGACTGACCAATGTACGACAAATCCATGCACATAATTATAGGATAAGCTCATGAAAAGAAAGATCATTGAGAACATCAATCCTAATGAAATTATAAACTCTATTGTCGACTGGCCTAGGTTATTCGCCATATCCTTTTTTCGAAACAACATGCCTCCCTGGATCATATAAAGGATGTATTCCTTGTTCATTTTTTTTCACGTAATTTCCATATTGATAAGTGTAAGTCATGATGGATCTCAACGTAGCAAAATAATCGCTATTTCCACCTAAAAATCTTGAAAAAAGTGGACTTCTTAACACGGCAAGCATCAGCAACATTGAAACTGCTAACAGTAAAATATACTCGACGGTTGATTGACCTCTAATATTTTTCAAAAAACAATCCTTGTTTTATTCGCTAAACCAAAAACTATCCATGCAATAAAGACAACAGGGGCAAAAGAAAATTTGCTCCCTAAAAAATCTCTCATATGAGTAAAGTTTCTGGTTACCAAAATTTCAAAGAGTGATTTATAGTTTTTAACTATGTTAATAAAAAGAACACTTCCACCTATAATCACAGTTCCAAATAATAGTGTAATAAAATAACTCTCTTGCAAGTCGATAGGTATAAGTGGAAATAATGTCATTAGAAGTTTTGTATCTCCAGCACTCATTATCTTAAGTTTGAAAAAAACCAGACCGACGCCAAATATTGTTGCGCTAAAAAAAAATGTATTTAACTGAAAAAAATAATACTCGGGCCAGCTTAAGAAGAACACTATGCCAAAAAAAATGTTCACAAAAACCCATATATTTTTGATGGTTTTATATCTAAAATCTAAATAGGCGATTATCAAAAGTTCAATACATAAAATAACAAACACTGTTCCAGGGATGGCCATCAATTATCTCCCTCGTTTGTGATTTGATTAATATAAGTATTCTCAAGACAATTTTTTGCACAATTTCCGGTGGAGAGCTTTTGACTAAGTCTCATGGCCAGTTGAGTAAACACAGTAGAAAAAGTTGACTGAAGGGCCCGGAAAAAACCAAATGATATTCCTGCGACTAAAACAAAAATAAGTAAATATTCAACGACGGCCTGTCCTTGGTGACGTTTTTTCTTCATGATTTATTATATACAAGAGGTGATCCATTTTACAATGTACAGAAGTTGGTTAAGTATTTTTTTGCATCTTAAACTCTAGATATTTAAAAATGTCTTTTTTAGCGACTTAACAAATCTATTAATTAGGGCCTGAACTCGAAGCATTTTGGATATCATTAGCAATATTTCCCATACCACTAAAAATTTGATTGGTAATTTTATCTATTTGCGTAGTAGCTGTATTTCTAAACTTGAAGACAATTAAGGCAACAACGGCCACTAACAGAATGTATTCAGTAGAAGTCTGACCATTTTCATCCTTCCAGAATGAGATAAGTAACTGTTTCATCTCACCAACCTCCTAAAATTGGAACATGAGCCTATATCGGAGGGTTTGATTCATTTCTTTAATAACCTACGTCCCAATTTCCCTCTAGGCACTCCTATTTTACGCCAAGCACAAGTTATCACCAAGAGAATAATGCCCATTTTTTTCTTTTTTTAAGTTAACCTATTGTAATTACACAATATGTTAATATTTCAGGGCCATTTTGATAAATTTCGGCCATAATAGAGTTGGGTCTTGTGGTTGGCATAGCGAGTTTCGCCCTACAAGCATTGTATCGGGAGCAGTCCCTGGTCATGGTGAGCGAGCTTACCCCTAACGGTGTAGTAAGAGGCCTAAAGTGATTATTAACTGTGCCCACCTGTCAAAAGACGGGCGGAGTCCTCAAAACTGCAAGACCCTTCTTGACTTGCCTTTCTTAATCGCAGACAATTTCCTAATGGAGAATTTAAATCAAACAGATAGTTTCATTAATACAACTTGGATTGAAAATCTTGCTCTAGAAGAACTCGGCATGGAAGAATCAGGTGTTATTCATTTTAGTGATCATCTGGGACCAGATCTTTTACTAGAGGAATCTTCAATTCAATTTATGGATCTTATACGAGAAAGACTTGAACTTTATGTCGCTAAATTTAATGAGTATAGAGGAAACATAGGTCATAGTGGGCAGATTAAAATCTTCAAAATTTCAAATACAGTAAACGACTTCATGCTTTTTAGAAATTCATTACGTCTTATTTTTGCTAGAAAGGCCAATGATTTGATTACGATTGGTTTTATGTCTGGAAGAGATGGGGTGTATTCGGCCAGATTAAGTGGAGATACTCCTTCCGATTATCATCAATCTCTGCATGAATTGCGCGCAACAGTTGGACCTTTTAATGATATTAAGTGGACCTTTCAAGGTGAAAATATCAATTTAGATTCTATGGCCAAGCATTATTTAAGTGAATTCATCCGGAACTCCTCTAGATAAATTTAAGTTCTGAACTTGTTTCACCTTTTTTGGGGTCTAGTCCCTTTCCATGAAACCTACGAAAAGTAAAATTGAGAGATTCTTCGATTGAAGGCATTTTTACATGGAGACCACCTTCAATATTTTGCGTCCCGAGTTGGTAATAAGAAGGCCCTGAGGTTAAAGTAATTCCTGTACTATCTAGAATTGGATAAGTCCATCGTCCTTTTGAAATTTTTTCTCCACTATCTTTAAAGATTTCAGTATATTTTTTTGCAAAATGATAATGAGTCATTACATCTGTTGAAGTCACTTGCAGGAGTCTATTTGAAACATTTCTCTCAATACATAACCTAAGAACCATTGAAAGATAATTAACATCTAAAAAACCTGTATGAAGGAAATCATCTGCTTGGACTGTTTCTCCTTCAAAGAGTTGACGTTGAATACATTCAAACCAGTTTTCTTGGTTTTGAACATAGCTTCTTCCATAGAGGTTGCAACATCTGAGGATCAGATAATTGAGTGAAGATTTTTGTATATAAAATTCAGCGGATGATTTTGTTTTTCCAAAAATTGTATTTGGATCGGGAATATCCATCTCTTTATAGATTTTGTTTTCTCCACCAAAAACATAGGCCGTTGATAAAAAGCAAACTCTAGATTTATAGCGCTGACAATATTCATTAACATTGAACAGTCCTATTGTGTTTAGAGCATCTGCAAGTTCTGGGGCCTTTGAACAATCAACGGTAGAACTTAGACCTGCACAATAAATGGCAATATCAGGTTTGGTTTCATAAAGAGCAAGTTGTACTGCATCTTTATTCAAAACATCACAAGGAAAGGTAAAAACTCCAGGGATTTCTACATGATTGGTGTGATAAGTTCCGGCAACTTTATAATCATATTTCAGAAACTGGGCAATATTTGATCCCACAAAAGATGAAATACCAAAAATAAGAACTGTTTTTTGGTTCGCAAAAGGTTTTTGAAAATTTCCGTCGATGACATTGTTCTCTTTCACTAATTGATTGTACCTTGAATAATATTAAAATTCTTATATTGGTAAGTATTACCCATAGAGAATATCATCAGATTTGTTTGGAATTCATTCTTTAAATGAAAAATAGTGCACTTCTTAAGGCCAAAATAAATAAAAAATTACATTTTTTCCAAACACCATCTGAAAAAAAGAGTATTCCTGCTTAATAATTAGACAAATTTATAAAAGGATATGTAAATATGAACGATGGTGAGCAATTGGAGTGGATTTCACGATAATATGGTTGTATTCGATAATATGGATTTGGCAGAGGGATAAA
Proteins encoded:
- a CDS encoding sugar nucleotide-binding protein gives rise to the protein MKENNVIDGNFQKPFANQKTVLIFGISSFVGSNIAQFLKYDYKVAGTYHTNHVEIPGVFTFPCDVLNKDAVQLALYETKPDIAIYCAGLSSTVDCSKAPELADALNTIGLFNVNEYCQRYKSRVCFLSTAYVFGGENKIYKEMDIPDPNTIFGKTKSSAEFYIQKSSLNYLILRCCNLYGRSYVQNQENWFECIQRQLFEGETVQADDFLHTGFLDVNYLSMVLRLCIERNVSNRLLQVTSTDVMTHYHFAKKYTEIFKDSGEKISKGRWTYPILDSTGITLTSGPSYYQLGTQNIEGGLHVKMPSIEESLNFTFRRFHGKGLDPKKGETSSELKFI
- a CDS encoding prepilin peptidase, translated to MAIPGTVFVILCIELLIIAYLDFRYKTIKNIWVFVNIFFGIVFFLSWPEYYFFQLNTFFFSATIFGVGLVFFKLKIMSAGDTKLLMTLFPLIPIDLQESYFITLLFGTVIIGGSVLFINIVKNYKSLFEILVTRNFTHMRDFLGSKFSFAPVVFIAWIVFGLANKTRIVF
- a CDS encoding class III signal peptide-containing protein, which encodes MKQLLISFWKDENGQTSTEYILLVAVVALIVFKFRNTATTQIDKITNQIFSGMGNIANDIQNASSSGPN